From the genome of Nicotiana tabacum cultivar K326 chromosome 17, ASM71507v2, whole genome shotgun sequence:
aggccaacatcatcatttataaactcaaaacataggccgacaaggccgtacaatctttcacgtatacgacatatgcctacaagcctctaagagtacataattatcataaaagtcgggatagagccccgccataccaaaccatacacatctaaatcatactgaccaaacaagtaactccgaagcaaattgagtgcaccaatatcttctgttgagctgatcgcctacttggaggactctcgacctgtctatcgagacctgcgagcatgaaacgcagtgtcctcaggcaaaagggatgtcagtataaataatgtaccaagtatgtaaggaatgaaaattagtaaataatagaaatgagagaaacatggagtaaaagactcgacatgtacgtgtgCATAACTCTGTgagtcatttcatttttataatgtcatgcatatgcgtataaatgtcataccatgcataggtatatacgttcatagtatcatcaagcctttgagggcatctcatcatatcatttcggccactgtgggcaaatcatcaatgtataccagatgatcaggtggtggtgcatatataacgccataaccttttcccatatcccatatacatataatatacgcgtatataacgccatctggtcatgggtaaatgtacatgtataaatgcataagaaatgtataaatgcatgaaatgcatatgaaacacGTTAATAGGAttttctcgaaatgtcataaaaataatatgcctgtcggataaattttatcaaatacgtatttttctgagacccatgaacagaagatataataataattcacatgggaaatcaagaataatagacacccctaatatttctatgaatagagtcatttatagaaattgtgcatttgctcgtttcgtttgtatcgtattgatcatgccaaaaagaaagaagggatagccttaacatacctgaatcgaTTCTCTTTTGCGTAACGGCAGATcaaagtaggaaaaaattcgtatgatattcttgagaaagattgtaccgggcTTTCTTTGAATTCGCAGTTCAGATTAGATCTTGTAGCATTTCAGAGAATTTCACGTTGGACCTTGTAGCATCATCTCTTCAAAGAATTTTCACGTTAGACTTGTACTTGCAAGTTGCAAAGAGCTCCCTTTTGAGATTTTCAGTCATAGTATCATTGTTGCAAACAAAAATATATTCACCCAACAGTTTCATTTCTTGGCAAAGATTCAGCTGGTGGCAAAGTCCTAAACTTTTTATTAACACCATTATGTTTTTCATGTTGGCAGTGACATTTTTCTTCAATGATGTAGGAAGATGCTTTCTTATCAAAGAGAGTGGGCTCCACTTGTGATGATTAGCCACCAAACTCCCCTAACACATACCACATAGTCTTGTAATTTAAGACTCATCATCAAAGTCATATAGGGCTGCCACGTTTGGGGGGTATACttatccaaaatattttaatcaatcccttaattaacttggtaattccccactaatccaataattaaccaattacccacataattaaaaattattttcacttacttaaaatactactcacttctCATATACCTTatacttcgacgaaactcatttttttcgatttgcttaccctctcgccttcacgaatttactcatcacttatttgaaatggcataatgcttataatctcaaaataatcctattcccgagcttacgttgattaacttacgacgaaacttttaacgtacaaaaatgcaggATAtgacatctcattttcgagctttcatcaatttatttatggagtactctcacgtacgaaaatatggggtataatatcattccccctttggaacattcgtcctagaatgttgactgatgcacttatcattctcataacccgtagctcttgcgaatactttaatactcttcttgccatttagaaaactgttctttgaataaatccaaaggatAGGGTATTccctcctttaggcctctttATCACACCACGACTCGTGGTCGGAATGATTCCAATCCTGTAATTGTTGCTATCTTTTATCATGCAGTCTGTACTACTTtgactttgtaagtgcgcctatgcgactcttctttcccttttcctccagtttttagcccatctctaggcctcactttgtaagcaTATATAGAGCCTGACAAGatatccctctgggcatctataggtatactgaagttctttgctcggtactttgtcgaacttatgaatattgctatatcttatttcataggcccggttatctatccgcatgactttactgcatctagataGGTcttactataccataactcttacttcgatttatcgttactgaggtctgctatcAAACTCCaggttcttttatttttttcgtttATCCCATAtgcataaatctaagtcctttaatgcttcttcaatacttgttcatcttaagaacgccggcctaatctcacctcatattttgtgacttttgtccatccactgttgattcaccttaatgttgatccataatttaccactgataacttgatctcttatgtaacaccGCCGCTAGGGCTCGCGTCTCATCGGGGGCATCTGGagtgattagactgatccacctaggggtgataccATGCTTCCATAACCGTAGTTcgtagcatcccaatgtgatacaccttacgtgggtattttaatcttgtacaattcatgaaccccttctttttctttcttcaaatcattactcaatcataGGCctaacgtcatcctttatctatcacaattgcACTCTTATTCTACTATCatggcaacattccatctctttcaaatgctattagtcttagactcttttgagttcattcatgCTATATTGAACTtgctataacttagagaaaccatcaccGCTCTTGTTTCCATGGGCTTAATTCCGAgtacttatccattttcgtcaccttctcacttgacCTTTCTTATCCTTAAACCTTGTcattctatcatactttagcttgcgaccgatttccttatgcttttctggaacatcaagcgagacatcacatcgtccctaactcttctttattctcttGACTAGGCCTCTCGAAGGTATTGGAAGGTATACCATCATTCCTGCATGCTGAAACCTCGCGTTTCTAGCATTTTATCCGAAGGatagactattcacaaccttctgtatttgagtatcGTGTATGTTGTTCGCCTTTACCTTCATTACCTTAAAGTCTCGCATCACATTTTCTATCTCGTTCATGACCTCCCCTCCACACAAGTATAATTCGCATCCatgacttgaagctctattacaatacttgcacctctggcaTACATAATTCGGTTGgagctttatactgacttcttatgaggctggtactcttctaactggctttgtcgtagagccgttataaaatacggctactgtactatctctcttgtacctctgatattaagaatgatcctgcaatgttctcaatcacgaggtctataattttctgggtccaataatcagactcctgatttacttagttgatgtaactctttagtttcctcttccctctgatcaacTTTTATGTAggattaagctatcttccgatctgcggatCATGGTATTACTTTAgtctttcatggacgctatggaaaaccatgatacaatcttctaatgattcaatcctttgtctatgacctggacccaattccttcttttaacttataccggaatctcctacggctgatcattaatcgaataattcctttcgttccatctcagctttctttaagcgtaagctattacttttcctggtctttctgccccgttgttgcatgcatacttagcttatcttagcttCCACGTATGCCgaaattttcgtgcaactcatatgttCTCGAATATTACTCTTGATTCCCGTTCCTTAGCCatagtaggtgccactttctcatGGAGTGCATACAACGTTGTAGTGAGATTGTTTTTATATAATCATTcctcactgtgcttaggttgaagccttcttccttatttcctcagccagtctttcattgtagtacttaaggagaccttctggctcttgtaaagttacaagcttatcacatcgtatacttgacagaatttttgatgttcttccccgcctataattattcgtagttacttatttccacgcccttgtgcttgtagggttgcttcttaactaatattttgactgtcttcctagtgtcattctcttttatttacctttaactatcccaactcctatctgaatatatctcaaggatcacgatgtcatatctgcgagactgaattccccatgttggggttcactatgttcgtCTTGTACAATCTATTGATTTGTATGTGTCCTCTCATTTAGCCATAACTCGACTCTtcatgaatcaactactaactactcgttgacccattctcatatcaatattccgcgtaatctttcttgggttatttccttgtcttaacttacctcacgtactggctccttatctatcaataacatcccggacaggaacccttacttccttttcttCGCATCGTGCTTACATAtagttctggaatcatagcatatctgtaacatttggataagtgcaatctcatccctttctcatttttttttcttcgcATTCTTCCCTTACCATTCCATAACTActaaaaccacttaattctgacttaataccacTCTATATTACCCCCTTTAGGGGAGAATTAAGATTTAGTGTTAAGATGacctacgtatagatgttttaccttctcaTCTGTGGCATagtttcacatcatcgatgatccttactcacctCGCAGTAATCCTTTTGtactaaggataacaaaattcctcgctcgcgagggtgacacttagtgtaactagcacatacaatcccttaagcttaacttttctcaccTTGCTTACTTTGgggaaacgtcttcctgaatgacctttaaagggtattcttctgtcctccattctattatcgccgcgacgcaatctctaaaattctcatgatgccgactactACTCAGTCCCTTGTTCAtgcttagtttatcttgttcatcagtccatgttgatttcttattactctagggtctaaatttttcttttggtagtcgggttggagtcacgaacttatttctcgaaatgaggatatgactttatggcctatactcttttgttgtctcaaggcctgtcacctctcatattttccttcacttgagtATAGACTcagtaatactgtcatcttttttatctaccgttatcgtccatgtatcacatcttactcataatgcttcattaactctcttcttatttttcgctaacatttatgtctattactttattcAGAAAACTTCAACATGACATtctttgcttttagctccccctGCTCCATcccctggctcttcgggttgcctaacattcccgatctactagggacgggagccacactaaggtaatatttatcccttcaaggcttctagtgcctacctttgtagtactcatatctagctgtactattttagagtgtaccatctgggtgtctcacaaggagatctattaccacatttgcaatacccttcgaaaatgtcaactaacacaaacaatccatttactattttgggttactctaaccccagccagatcctgatattatgtccttctcttatactatttttgttagcccccatagggcataaatgagataggtgggaccaattgtacatacttctgttattgttgaaggtaactcaaaaggctcaTATTCCTCTGCGATAATTTTCATTAGCTGGgtagctcgtaccctttttcatcttgcttcttttacttgctgaaacttgtatctaccttctaaatctctcattgcttttcaccatatggatggatAGAtcttcttgccttaaggctccttatcaagaagtttacagtTCTTAGTACCCACATGTTCTGCTGAAGactttacatttactcatcataagcatcataaaaaaaaaatcgagttcctctgacacAACTTTTCCATAGCCACATTtaatctcttaccaaccatccttgtagatgtaggcatcgtcgtattccGAATAAGAtaaagtttaggaaattgagttcttataactgagctctaccacacgatctagagtaagaagaaagagtgatagtcctaaataccttgtagcctcctgcttataagtgtggtgcacaatacacccataaacaagactctactagatacggcttatagactccctaggacagaactgctatgataccacttttgtcacgacccaaaccgatggaccgcgacgggcaccaggtaccttactcaaccgaataccaagtattatatctttcttattacatcatcatatacatgtcaCATACATGCTTAATAGGCCAAaatcatcatttataaactcaaaacataagccgacaaggccgtactatctttcacgtacacgacatatgtctataagcctctaagagtacgtaattatcataaaggtcgggacagagccccgccataccaaaccatacacatctaaatcatactgaccaaacaagcaactccgaagcaaatggagtgcaccaatatcttctgctgagctgatcgtctacttggaggactctcgacctgtctatcgagacctgcgggcatgaagcgtagcgtccccaggcaaaagggacgccactacaaataatgtaccaagtatgtaaggaatgaaaatcagtaaataatagaaatgagagaaacatggagtaaaagacttgaCATGTGCGTGTGCATAACTCAATgagtcatttcatttttataatgtcatgatatgcgtataaatgtaataccatgcataggtatatgcgttcatagcaTCATCAAACTtttgagggcatctcatcatataatttcagccactgtgggcaaatcatcaacgtatactagctgatcaggtggtggtatgtatgtaacgccgtaaccttttccatatcccatatatatacgtgtatataacgccataaggTCATGCGTCaatatgcatgtataaatgcatgaaatgcatatgaaacacGTTAATaggattttctcggaatgtcataaaactaatatgtctgtcggataaattttatcaaatacgtatttttttgagacccatgaacagaagatataataataattcacatggggaatcaagaatatagacacccctaatatttttatgaatagagtcatttatggaaattgtgcatttgctcgtttcgtttgtatcgtattgatcatgccaaaaagaaagaagggatagccttaaaatacctgaaccgattctttTTTGCGTAATGGCGGATCGaaatagggaaaaattcgtatgatattcttgagaaatattatatCAGGCTTTCTTTGAATTCGCATTTCACATTAGATCTTGTAGCATTTTAGAGAATTTCACGTTGGACCTTGTAGCATCATCTCTTCAAAGAATTTTCACGTTGGACTTGTACTTGCAAATAGCTCCCTTTTGAGATTTTCAGCCATAGTATCATTGTTGCAAACAAAAATATATTCACCAATAGTTTCATTTCTTGGCAAAGATTCAGCTGGTGGCAAAGTCTTAAACCTTTTATTAACACCATTCTGTTTTTCACGTTGGCAGTGACATTTTTCTTCAATTATGTAGGAAGATGCTTTCTTATCAAAGAGAGTGGGCTCCACTTGTGATGACTAGCCACCAAACTCCCCTAACACATGCCACCTAGTCTTGTAATTTAAGATTCATCATCAAAGTCATATAGGGCTGCCACGTTTGGGGGGTAAACTTAtacaaaatattttaattaattaccaatcccttaattaacttggtaattagccactagtccaataattaatcaattactcacataattaagaattatttttacttacttaaaatactactcacttctcacataccttatacatcctactatcatggtcatgtggtaccttgtatggtactagtccataaataccgggtattttagctcgggccgtattttatcccaaaatatcaaacttcgacgaaactcatttttttcgatttgcttaccctctcgccttcacgaatttactcatcacttgtttgatatggcataatgcttataatctcaaaatattcttattcccgagcttacgtcgattaacttacgacgaaatttttaacgtacaaaattgcgggatgtgacatctcattttcgagctttcatcaatttatttatggcgtactctcacgtacaaaaatatggggtgtaacatcattcccctctttggaacattcgtcatCTGTGTAATGGAATGTGGTCTGTTGGAACTCCCTGCACAGGGTAACAGGTATACTTGGAGTGACAAACATGATGAGCAaagaagtttttcaaaaattgactGGATATTCATTAATGAAGAATGGTTTGATATTATGCCAGATTGTACAGCCAGATTCTTGCCATAAGGAATAAGTGATCATTGCCCAGCCAAAATGTTCCTAACTACTGAGAGATAGAGAGTTCGAAGATCTTTCCAATTTTTTAATGTGTGGATTAAGCACCCGCAATTCTTGTCCATAGTTAGTGAAGGTTGGAACTACAATATAGAAGGATgtaaaatgtttgcagtattaAGGAGGTTGAAAGTACAAAAGAGAAAGTTGAAAGCCTTGAACACTCAGGCTTTTCATAATATTGTTCCTGAAGCAAGTGAGAACATGATAATACTAAAGCAGGCACAAGTCCAACTTCAAAAGTTCCCGTCCAATCTAGAGTATCAACAAGCAGAAAGAAGCAACGCAACATGGATTAAGCTGAGTGATGATAACACCAGATACTTTTACTTAGTCATCAAGCATCGGAAGCTAAAGCAAGCAATCACACAGCTTAGAGACAGTAGTGGTAATTGGCAAACTAACCCTGATACCATAGCTAAAATGTTTGTTGATTATTATGAAGATCTACTAGGGAGGAAATCAAATGGTAGGATACATGCAGTAAGAGGGATCTTAGACAATGGTCCATTGCTCTTAGTGAATCAACAACTGGAGATGATGAAGCCATTTACTGAGAAAGAAGTTAAACAGGCTATGTTTCAAATTGACAACAATAATAGCCCTGGTCCTGATGGGTAAGGGAGTGGATTCTATAAATCGACTTGGTCAATAATAGGAAGAGATGTCTCTGATGCTGTGTTGGAATTTTTCCAAACTGGGAAGATGTTGAGGCAAATTAACTCAACCAATATTGCCCTAGTTCCTAAGGTGGAAGTACCAAAAAATACAACTCAATATAGACATATTGCTTGTTGTAATGTCATTTATAAGTGCATTCCCAAAAGAGACTAAAACCAGCAGTGCACCATATAGTGTCAGCTAGCCAATCAACTTTTGTACAGGGTAGGTCTATGATGCGCAATGTGCTAATTTGGCATGACCCACTAAGGCACTATAACAGGAAAACATCTCTAGGATGCTTAATGAAGATAGATCTTAGGAAAGCTTATGACATGGTGAGCTGGGAATTTTTGGAGGAAGCATTGATAGGTTTTGGTTTCCCTGACAGATTCATACAATGGATTATGGTATGTGTGACTACCACAATGTTCACAGTAAAGATAAATAGAGAGGGTCATGGCTACTTTGCAGGGAAGAGAGGATTGAGACAAGGAGATCCACTATCTcccttattatttattttagttaTGGAATACCTCTCTAGATCTTTGAAGATTATCAGTAGGTTGCCTGATTTTAGGTTCCATCCTATGTGCAAAGAGTTACAGCTGACACATCTCACCTTTGCAGATGATCTGATGATTTTTGTAAAGGTACTGAGAATTCTGTAAATAGAGTCATGGAAGCATTAGATCGTTCTAGCAGAGTCTCAGGCCTGATTGACAATATGAAAAAATCCAGCATGTTTCTAGTCGGAG
Proteins encoded in this window:
- the LOC142171957 gene encoding uncharacterized protein LOC142171957, which codes for MECGLLELPAQGNRYTWSDKHDEQRSFSKIDWIFINEEWFDIMPDFSEGWNYNIEGCKMFAVLRRLKVQKRKLKALNTQAFHNIVPEASENMIILKQAQVQLQKFPSNLEYQQAERSNATWIKLSDDNTRYFYLVIKHRKLKQAITQLRDSSGNWQTNPDTIAKMFVDYYEDLLGRKSNGRIHAVRGILDNGPLLLVNQQLEMMKPFTEKEVKQAMFQIDNNNSPGPDGKTSLGCLMKIDLRKAYDMVSWEFLEEALIGFGFPDRFIQWIMVCVTTTMFTVKINREGHGYFAGKRGLRQGDPLSPLLFILVMEYLSRSLKIISRLPDFRFHPMCKELQLTHLTFADDLMIFVKHVSSRSRRRSQGHAVSKNRICTGHISYQTEGQKKVALVAWEKVCCPNKLGGLNVKGCKVWNMASIGKLLWQLVMNKESLWVRWVHGVYMKADHNIWTHSPPMDSSWYWRELNTLKGNIQGWYSQDKYILPSGGSYSITNNYLAMINQQSRLEIADLVWTVVALPRHRFVMWLAIQGRLLTKDRPIRMQIPVENINCRLCEEEQLESKEHVFVDCGWIKAVRQEINQ